A stretch of the Elephas maximus indicus isolate mEleMax1 chromosome 3, mEleMax1 primary haplotype, whole genome shotgun sequence genome encodes the following:
- the LOC126071111 gene encoding olfactory receptor 7E24-like produces the protein MSMYLITVTGKLLIILAVTSDSHLHTPMYFFLSNLSLADIGFISTTLPKALVNIQTQSKSISYGGCLIQMTFFHLFGCLDDLLLTVMAYDRFVAICHPLHYTVIMNPRHCGLLVLVSFFFSLLDSQLHISMVSQLTFCTDVKIPRFFCDLTQLFKFACSDTFINIILIYCFGVIFGGVPFSGILFSYSRIVSSNFTRQDPEKFKGRDWISLVYVLQI, from the coding sequence ATGTCCATGTACCTGATCACTGTGACTGGGAAGCTGCTTATCATCCTGGCGGTCACCTCTGACTCCcatctccacacccccatgtatttcttcctctccaacctgtctttggctgacattggtttcatttctACCACACTACCAAAAGCGCTAGTGAACATTCAGACACAGAGCAAATCTATCTCCTACGGGGGCTGCCTGATACAAATGACCTTTTTTCATCTCTTTGGATGTCTGGACGATCTGCTCCTCACTGTGATGGCATATGAccggtttgtggccatctgtcacccactgcactacacagtcatcatgaaccccCGCCACTGTGGCTTGCtagttttggtgtcttttttcttCAGCCTTTTGGACTCCCAGCTGCACATTTCAATGGTGTCACAACTTACCTTCTGCACAGATGTAAAAATCCCTCGTTTCTTCTGTGACCTTACTCAACTCTTTAAATTTGCATGTTCTGACACTTTTATCAATATCATATTAATATATTGTTTTGGTGTCATCTTTGGTGGTGTTCCATTCTCAGGGATTCTTTTCTCTTACAGTCGAATTGTTTCCTCCAACTTTACACGACAAGACCCTGAGAAGTTCAAGGGCAGGGATTGGATATCATTGGTATATGTACTACAAATCTAA